Proteins found in one Leptospira neocaledonica genomic segment:
- a CDS encoding tetratricopeptide repeat protein: MNRILSRFIILSVVSVFAIHCVSKDFRKSNSQDAILEKDIIAAQKLKQASKLINEGNSAFQKGKFELSLSKGREAVKAYPTAEGYYLIGSSEYRLGKTEDSLNSLKKGTELDPENEQILLTLGILYTSQGANKDALEVYSKLEKLPKVDGSAYTFKKAVLLKTIGKYDEAYSALKSIPEDKFKFKAQLYMQLGDTAVQVKDYEAAEVYFEKARTADPDLASAKQSASATKVAGLLEKGNAALKVKNYREAVQFFTSATQLDPKNPSPFVFLGNAKILSNDTDGAVKAFETSLKLKADYLEAYSGLASAYSKSGNNPKAISVLEKAIPFFPKNATIYNQIGLNQKSLGENAKAMVSFSKARELDPNYKEPVLNLVYLLASEHRYKTAKNELDSLKSDDETKKVAAFLESSELIHEGDLRLRKGDTKSAKTYFDRAKAKDQDDPGVYTAYGRLYQISGDPKLSEQNYLKALSLQKGNLPALQGLIRLYSAQKNQSKVAQYTKELEAITGNDPLSGIVLARTYEDKKEFDKAENTYKNLMKKYPDNESIQFRLAFLYYKIALEENEKANYDSASSWLAKAEKLTKDLPEIAEAKQTIDQNRKFSEVIPTIQKANRLFDNKSYEKAIPLYQSAYDKTKKLTLYIKVAECYLAMGMEEKGISLLENSPDASKNLAAQEAIYAFLLRKGEVDNAEKGFQKILEKKQDSYYSHYQLGIIGLQKKNFDVAIESFNRSWLLNPEFTASRIGKGIAYYNQNKSKEAKEEFESAMKADSENELAPYNIGIVLFNDNLLEQSVEIFKEIIKKNPDFPDAHFQLSYIYFKKGDLEAADAEIVKALELERDEKFLHARIRILSELKTKNPANAEYKKLAIELGRELAEKFPNSPYSSQAERLVLSDSDTPVILQPFPNRGSLIGVPVIINDLLLVNYGTSIEALDKNRAIRLWRITSTKPFRNVLADRRVYAFTDRSLEVRDQNSGSVFQTINLPGMFKKAMVSGDRILVETETSGKRTLTSYSDTFEENKSILLDSKSWSASKKGQLFLIQSSSKEDKILYADAKLSKDIDSAWTGITNPRLLGATEDGTFFRTDKEIVYVSGKGKATKTEISDKSANLFSVRGNSLWFTGNDKIYRVDADSSGLKEIKISDKEVEGLLPGKKKDVIVLYKDNTAVRYDEKGETVWTYKLVQDSDNVYSLLYH, encoded by the coding sequence ATGAATCGTATACTTTCTCGTTTTATAATATTATCCGTCGTTTCAGTCTTTGCGATACATTGTGTTTCTAAAGATTTTAGAAAATCGAATTCCCAAGATGCGATTTTGGAAAAAGATATTATCGCAGCTCAAAAATTAAAACAAGCTTCCAAATTGATCAACGAAGGGAACTCGGCCTTCCAAAAAGGAAAATTCGAACTTTCTCTTTCTAAAGGTAGAGAAGCAGTAAAAGCATATCCTACTGCAGAAGGTTATTATCTGATCGGATCTTCCGAATATCGGTTGGGAAAAACAGAGGATTCTTTGAATTCTTTAAAAAAAGGTACAGAGTTAGATCCTGAGAATGAGCAAATTCTTTTAACTCTCGGGATCTTATACACTTCGCAAGGTGCTAATAAAGATGCATTAGAAGTTTACTCCAAATTGGAAAAACTTCCTAAGGTAGATGGAAGCGCTTATACATTTAAAAAAGCAGTATTACTGAAAACGATCGGAAAATACGACGAGGCATATTCCGCTCTCAAGTCCATTCCGGAAGATAAGTTCAAATTTAAGGCCCAGCTGTACATGCAACTGGGAGATACCGCTGTTCAGGTAAAGGATTACGAAGCAGCAGAAGTTTACTTTGAAAAGGCTAGAACTGCGGATCCGGATCTTGCATCTGCGAAACAGTCGGCTTCTGCGACTAAGGTGGCTGGTTTATTAGAAAAAGGAAATGCAGCTCTAAAGGTTAAAAATTACAGAGAAGCAGTCCAATTTTTTACTTCTGCTACTCAATTAGATCCTAAGAACCCTTCTCCATTTGTGTTTTTAGGAAATGCAAAAATACTTTCTAACGATACAGACGGTGCTGTAAAAGCATTTGAAACTTCCCTCAAACTAAAGGCAGACTATTTAGAGGCATATTCCGGTCTGGCATCGGCGTATAGTAAATCAGGGAATAACCCAAAGGCGATTTCTGTTTTAGAAAAGGCCATTCCATTCTTCCCTAAAAACGCGACTATCTACAACCAAATCGGTTTGAACCAAAAGTCTTTGGGCGAAAATGCAAAGGCAATGGTATCTTTTAGTAAGGCTCGCGAGCTGGATCCGAATTATAAGGAACCTGTCTTGAACCTTGTGTATCTTCTTGCTTCCGAACATAGATACAAAACCGCTAAAAATGAATTAGATAGTTTAAAGTCGGACGATGAAACGAAGAAAGTTGCAGCATTCTTAGAGTCTTCAGAGCTAATCCATGAAGGAGATTTACGTCTTCGTAAAGGAGACACAAAGTCTGCAAAAACTTATTTCGATCGTGCAAAGGCGAAAGACCAAGATGATCCTGGAGTTTATACTGCATATGGTCGTTTATATCAGATCAGTGGAGATCCAAAACTTTCGGAGCAAAATTATCTAAAAGCTCTCAGCCTTCAAAAAGGAAATCTTCCTGCACTCCAAGGTTTGATCCGTCTTTATTCTGCTCAGAAAAACCAATCTAAAGTTGCTCAGTACACAAAAGAATTAGAGGCAATCACGGGAAATGACCCTCTCTCAGGGATCGTATTAGCTAGAACATACGAAGACAAAAAAGAATTCGATAAAGCAGAAAATACTTATAAAAATTTAATGAAGAAGTACCCGGACAATGAATCCATTCAATTCCGATTGGCATTTCTTTATTATAAGATTGCTTTAGAAGAAAACGAAAAAGCAAATTATGATTCTGCAAGTTCTTGGTTGGCAAAGGCAGAAAAATTAACTAAAGATTTGCCTGAGATTGCGGAAGCAAAACAAACCATAGACCAGAACAGAAAATTCTCTGAAGTAATTCCAACTATCCAAAAGGCAAATCGTCTTTTCGATAATAAGTCTTACGAAAAAGCAATTCCGCTTTACCAATCTGCTTACGATAAAACAAAAAAACTTACTTTGTATATTAAGGTAGCTGAATGTTATCTTGCGATGGGGATGGAAGAGAAAGGAATTTCACTTTTAGAAAATTCCCCTGATGCATCTAAAAATCTTGCGGCCCAAGAAGCAATTTACGCCTTCTTACTTAGAAAGGGAGAAGTGGATAATGCTGAGAAAGGTTTCCAAAAGATTTTAGAAAAAAAACAGGATTCTTACTATAGCCACTACCAACTTGGAATCATTGGTTTACAAAAGAAAAACTTTGATGTTGCAATCGAGTCGTTCAATCGTTCGTGGTTACTAAATCCTGAATTTACAGCTTCTAGGATCGGTAAAGGGATCGCATATTATAATCAGAATAAGAGCAAAGAAGCCAAAGAAGAATTCGAAAGCGCCATGAAGGCGGACTCTGAAAACGAATTAGCTCCTTATAATATTGGGATTGTTCTTTTTAACGATAATCTTCTGGAGCAATCTGTAGAAATATTTAAGGAAATTATTAAAAAAAATCCCGACTTCCCAGACGCACATTTCCAACTTTCTTATATCTACTTCAAAAAAGGGGATTTGGAAGCTGCCGATGCGGAAATCGTAAAAGCATTAGAACTTGAAAGGGATGAGAAGTTTCTACATGCGCGTATTAGAATTCTTTCGGAATTAAAAACCAAAAATCCTGCGAATGCTGAATACAAAAAGTTGGCTATAGAATTAGGAAGAGAACTCGCAGAAAAATTCCCGAATTCTCCATATTCCAGCCAAGCAGAAAGATTGGTCCTTTCCGATTCTGATACCCCGGTAATCTTACAACCGTTCCCGAATCGTGGATCTTTAATTGGCGTTCCAGTGATCATTAACGATCTATTATTGGTAAATTACGGAACTTCTATCGAGGCGCTAGATAAGAATAGGGCGATTCGACTTTGGAGGATCACAAGTACTAAACCTTTCCGTAATGTTCTCGCGGATCGCAGAGTGTACGCTTTTACGGATAGAAGTTTAGAAGTTAGAGACCAAAATTCTGGTTCCGTCTTCCAAACTATCAATCTGCCAGGAATGTTCAAAAAGGCAATGGTTTCCGGAGATAGAATTTTAGTAGAAACTGAAACCTCGGGAAAAAGAACCTTAACCAGTTACTCGGATACATTCGAAGAAAATAAATCTATTCTTTTGGATTCTAAATCTTGGTCAGCTTCTAAAAAGGGACAACTATTCTTGATCCAGTCTTCTTCAAAAGAAGATAAAATTTTATACGCTGATGCAAAGCTAAGCAAAGATATTGATTCTGCTTGGACAGGAATTACAAATCCAAGATTACTCGGTGCAACTGAAGATGGAACATTCTTCCGTACGGATAAAGAGATCGTTTATGTTTCCGGCAAAGGAAAGGCGACTAAAACTGAAATTTCAGACAAGTCAGCAAATCTTTTCAGCGTGAGAGGAAATTCTCTCTGGTTTACCGGTAACGATAAAATCTACCGTGTGGATGCGGATTCTTCCGGTCTGAAAGAGATCAAAATTTCGGACAAAGAAGTAGAAGGTCTTTTGCCAGGGAAAAAGAAAGATGTGATCGTATTATATAAAGATAATACAGCAGTTAGATATGATGAAAAAGGAGAAACTGTCTGGACTTACAAACTAGTCCAAGATTCAGACAATGTTTACTCTTTATTGTATCACTAA
- the trmB gene encoding tRNA (guanine(46)-N(7))-methyltransferase TrmB — protein sequence MTSNFREKQWKIATRIPFTSDYFLKLNPGSKLKKNDLFSGEFGTYYLELGSGWGEVAVSLAKDNPNTGFVLMEKKADRLRKTIRDLKQYDLKNVKLLSVNFNWFLEEIFEPGIFDEILLNFPDPWPKRRHHKHRTLNPRFLDTIHILLKNGGKFHFATDYGPYARKGIRLFRDDLRYKPIHSEFSLQRENFPISHFEQEKREAGSRIYYLDLTKV from the coding sequence ATGACATCGAATTTTCGTGAAAAACAATGGAAGATCGCCACTCGAATCCCCTTTACCTCTGATTATTTCTTAAAACTAAACCCCGGAAGTAAATTAAAAAAAAACGATTTGTTTTCTGGAGAATTCGGGACATATTATCTAGAGCTTGGTTCCGGTTGGGGAGAGGTTGCCGTATCCTTGGCAAAAGATAATCCAAACACCGGCTTTGTTCTCATGGAGAAGAAGGCGGATCGTTTACGCAAGACAATCCGTGATTTGAAGCAATACGATCTTAAGAACGTTAAACTTCTTTCAGTGAACTTTAATTGGTTTTTAGAAGAAATTTTCGAACCAGGTATCTTCGACGAAATTCTTCTAAACTTTCCTGATCCTTGGCCTAAGCGCAGGCATCATAAACATAGGACCTTAAATCCCCGATTCTTAGATACGATTCATATTCTTTTGAAGAATGGTGGCAAATTCCATTTTGCTACAGATTACGGCCCTTATGCTCGTAAAGGAATTCGCCTTTTTAGAGATGATCTTAGATATAAACCGATCCACTCAGAGTTTTCTTTACAAAGGGAAAATTTTCCAATCTCCCATTTTGAGCAAGAAAAACGGGAGGCTGGCTCCCGTATTTATTATTTAGATCTGACCAAGGTCTAA
- the yihA gene encoding ribosome biogenesis GTP-binding protein YihA/YsxC: MEELQELKPDPFFREVRFLSSYADASKVPSKGIPHIAFAGRSNSGKSRLLNAIVERKSLAKVSATPGKTKLLNFFLVSKSLFLVDTPGFGYSANSHKDHEQMMDLLMNYLNSAKDLKCLFLLSDAQRELPDEELELIGTCFEKGTKPVLIRTKIDKLNQSELSKLRKKMKNIQGLYPMLEIVFVSPKYGKGLPELRKIIENMMKSLIIPPMEEDAIPQEINEQG, from the coding sequence ATGGAAGAACTCCAAGAATTAAAGCCGGACCCATTCTTTAGAGAAGTTAGATTTCTATCTTCTTATGCGGACGCTTCTAAAGTTCCTTCCAAAGGTATTCCTCATATCGCATTCGCCGGTCGCTCCAACTCCGGAAAGTCCAGATTGTTAAACGCAATTGTAGAAAGAAAATCCTTAGCAAAAGTTTCTGCCACTCCGGGAAAGACCAAATTACTGAATTTTTTCTTAGTTTCTAAATCTTTGTTCTTAGTGGATACGCCTGGTTTCGGTTATTCCGCAAATTCTCACAAAGATCATGAGCAGATGATGGATCTTTTAATGAATTATCTTAACTCTGCTAAAGATCTAAAATGTCTATTCTTACTATCCGACGCTCAAAGAGAATTACCTGACGAAGAATTAGAATTGATTGGTACCTGTTTCGAAAAAGGAACTAAACCTGTTTTAATTCGTACTAAAATAGATAAACTTAATCAGTCGGAACTTTCTAAACTTAGGAAAAAAATGAAAAACATCCAAGGATTATATCCTATGTTGGAAATCGTTTTTGTTTCACCTAAGTATGGAAAAGGTCTACCAGAACTCAGAAAGATCATAGAGAATATGATGAAATCCTTAATCATTCCTCCGATGGAAGAGGATGCGATCCCACAAGAGATCAACGAACAAGGCTAA
- a CDS encoding GAF domain-containing SpoIIE family protein phosphatase, protein MSCVFCGEYYLPDGEFKDGKFLCNSCGREWILEKRKRNRIKPPEVHALSNEILLEFLSLFNTSPNLDDLLENFTNLAFRKLNLPGISVMVYEPRLDRILVKSCKNKKGPALEKLAFRMEIKKGEQNGPLGQAIETCKSVYYRFDEQPHKQIRQYGRVNKVESELSVPIHLKKEVLGLINVDYEKDDPVQAEKDRYFLELIASQFATTLKNRILFEVSQTQSRNFRNLHSAALKLSSLGFKYRTEIFRVILLSLTEFSESNLFVLIERKIDSEGKTISTEGHILTGVPRAPEIKLNVQLKGEWNVLKKLTESAILLDSSDLKEWKTLGSNGKKKHLAILPVLRSDNSEIWILLAKEEELHWSPEEIDVLNAFAVQAGISIQNFHLFHQRAEKERLDKEIEIARDLQRSLLPRKMPDHPNYEFSGIMVPAIGVGGDYYDFITHPTNKETYVCIGDVSGKGVPAGIVMATVRTVIHSLVRKNPTPWEILVTVNTYLYQNYFKDIVSPRFMSLTIIHWNQNENRFVFSGGGQGDILVYRKKENRLEEIPTGGVVLGIDPDIDHFENSGELYLEPGDFFLMLTDGVWEAMNPSEEFFEMDRLHECVFEARKETLPQLLETVLKKIKNFTGEREQTDDITLIGVKRLK, encoded by the coding sequence ATGTCCTGCGTATTTTGCGGAGAATATTATCTTCCGGACGGAGAATTCAAAGATGGAAAATTTCTTTGTAATTCCTGTGGAAGAGAATGGATCTTAGAAAAAAGAAAACGAAACAGGATCAAACCTCCTGAAGTACACGCATTATCTAACGAGATCCTCTTAGAATTTCTTTCTCTTTTTAATACGAGTCCTAATCTAGACGACCTTCTCGAAAATTTCACTAACCTAGCATTCAGAAAATTGAATCTTCCTGGGATCTCAGTTATGGTATATGAGCCTAGATTGGATCGTATCCTAGTAAAATCCTGCAAAAATAAAAAAGGCCCCGCTCTAGAAAAATTAGCCTTTAGGATGGAGATCAAAAAGGGAGAACAGAACGGTCCTTTAGGGCAGGCGATCGAGACCTGTAAATCTGTTTATTATAGATTTGATGAACAACCTCATAAACAGATCAGACAATATGGAAGAGTAAATAAGGTAGAATCCGAATTGTCGGTCCCAATCCATCTTAAAAAAGAAGTATTAGGATTAATTAATGTAGATTACGAAAAAGACGATCCAGTACAAGCGGAGAAGGATCGCTATTTCCTGGAATTGATCGCTAGTCAGTTTGCTACTACATTAAAGAACAGAATTCTTTTCGAGGTTTCTCAAACCCAATCCAGGAATTTCAGAAATCTGCACTCTGCAGCTTTAAAACTCAGCAGTTTAGGATTTAAATATAGAACCGAAATTTTCCGGGTCATTCTACTTTCCTTAACCGAATTTTCCGAAAGTAATCTTTTCGTTTTGATAGAAAGAAAAATAGATTCAGAAGGAAAAACGATCTCTACCGAAGGACATATACTTACAGGAGTTCCGAGAGCACCGGAAATCAAATTGAATGTCCAATTAAAGGGAGAATGGAACGTTCTGAAAAAACTGACAGAATCCGCTATATTGCTAGATTCGTCAGATCTCAAGGAATGGAAAACCTTAGGCAGTAACGGAAAGAAAAAACACCTGGCAATCTTACCTGTATTACGTTCCGATAATTCGGAAATTTGGATACTTCTCGCTAAAGAAGAAGAACTTCATTGGAGCCCGGAAGAAATTGATGTCTTGAATGCATTCGCAGTCCAAGCAGGGATCTCCATCCAAAACTTTCATTTATTCCACCAAAGAGCGGAAAAAGAAAGATTGGATAAAGAGATAGAGATCGCAAGAGACTTACAAAGATCTCTTCTGCCTAGAAAAATGCCAGATCATCCGAACTACGAATTCAGCGGGATCATGGTACCTGCGATCGGAGTTGGCGGAGACTATTACGATTTCATAACACATCCTACCAATAAAGAAACGTATGTTTGTATCGGAGACGTGAGCGGCAAAGGTGTTCCGGCCGGAATCGTGATGGCAACGGTTAGAACAGTGATCCATTCACTTGTTAGAAAGAATCCGACACCTTGGGAAATTTTAGTTACAGTAAATACGTATTTATATCAAAATTATTTTAAGGATATTGTTTCTCCTCGTTTCATGTCTTTGACCATTATTCATTGGAACCAAAACGAAAATCGTTTTGTTTTCAGCGGTGGGGGGCAAGGAGATATTCTAGTTTATCGTAAAAAGGAAAATCGTTTGGAAGAAATCCCGACAGGAGGAGTTGTTTTAGGAATAGATCCTGACATAGACCATTTTGAAAATAGTGGAGAACTTTACCTAGAGCCAGGAGATTTTTTTCTAATGCTTACTGATGGGGTATGGGAAGCTATGAACCCTTCCGAAGAATTTTTCGAAATGGATCGCCTACACGAATGCGTTTTTGAAGCCAGAAAAGAAACACTTCCTCAGCTGCTGGAAACTGTGTTAAAAAAGATAAAAAACTTTACCGGGGAAAGGGAACAGACAGATGATATTACTTTAATAGGCGTAAAACGTTTAAAATAA
- a CDS encoding PilZ domain-containing protein: protein MNPTQKVTPDLPADQRFYTRFRKDSKVKLLEGGNWSEGTLVDISMIGASILSNENWSPGNKITIMSPMFTCEIPGEVIRRTVSNMGQRYAIVFHDLCDSSILEILNKIAHCR from the coding sequence ATGAATCCTACCCAAAAGGTAACACCTGATTTGCCGGCGGATCAAAGATTTTATACAAGATTCCGTAAAGACAGTAAGGTAAAACTTTTAGAGGGAGGAAATTGGAGCGAAGGTACTCTGGTTGATATATCGATGATAGGAGCATCCATTCTTTCGAATGAGAATTGGAGTCCCGGAAATAAGATCACGATTATGTCACCTATGTTTACCTGCGAGATACCAGGAGAGGTTATTCGTAGAACTGTTAGCAATATGGGGCAAAGATACGCGATCGTATTTCATGATCTTTGCGACTCAAGCATACTTGAGATACTTAATAAGATAGCGCATTGCAGATAA
- a CDS encoding MBL fold metallo-hydrolase yields the protein MKIKLYGVRGSLPTPLSGSEYREKLEKILESAHREFKLKNGTFSVPTFLQSLGTELLHPVGGNTTCVYVESSTGQKLIIDCGSGMRELGNDLLKEGIAQGGNVKILVTHTHWDHIQGWPFFKPGYIPSVQVDFYSTISNLKERFDRQQNPENFPITLDEMMSKKTFNLLERQKTVQLGDFKVTPFLLKHPGNCTGYHIEENGKSFLFCTDVEVREEDLSEFEHLRAKIGSPDMLIIDAQYSSEEAERKIGWGHTSGRLAVRCGEVLGVNKLVLTHHEPDHPDEEIIRMFNQEKQSTALSEIVLAREADIFQL from the coding sequence GTGAAAATAAAATTATACGGAGTGAGAGGATCTCTTCCTACTCCGCTTTCCGGTTCAGAATATAGAGAAAAATTGGAAAAGATCCTAGAGTCAGCTCATAGGGAGTTCAAACTAAAGAACGGAACCTTCTCCGTTCCAACATTCTTACAATCTTTAGGGACGGAACTGTTACACCCTGTGGGAGGAAACACCACTTGCGTTTATGTTGAATCGTCAACCGGTCAGAAACTAATTATAGATTGCGGCTCCGGAATGAGAGAACTTGGAAATGATCTCTTGAAGGAAGGCATTGCTCAGGGCGGCAACGTCAAAATTTTAGTGACGCATACTCACTGGGATCATATTCAAGGTTGGCCTTTCTTTAAACCTGGATACATACCGAGTGTCCAAGTCGATTTTTACTCCACGATCTCTAACCTAAAGGAAAGGTTCGATCGACAACAGAATCCAGAAAATTTCCCGATCACTTTAGATGAGATGATGTCCAAGAAGACATTCAACCTTCTCGAAAGACAAAAGACAGTTCAACTCGGTGATTTTAAAGTAACTCCTTTTCTCTTAAAACATCCGGGAAACTGTACCGGTTATCATATAGAAGAAAATGGAAAAAGTTTCCTATTCTGCACCGATGTGGAAGTGAGAGAAGAGGATCTTTCCGAATTTGAACATTTACGCGCTAAAATCGGAAGTCCTGACATGTTGATCATAGATGCACAATACAGCTCAGAAGAAGCGGAACGTAAGATTGGTTGGGGTCATACATCCGGAAGATTAGCTGTGCGCTGTGGAGAAGTTCTGGGTGTAAATAAACTGGTTCTAACTCATCATGAACCTGATCATCCGGACGAAGAAATCATACGAATGTTCAATCAAGAAAAACAATCCACTGCTCTTTCTGAGATAGTATTAGCAAGAGAAGCTGATATATTTCAACTTTAA
- the tilS gene encoding tRNA lysidine(34) synthetase TilS: protein MNETLESIFQSAWSRLKNYHEFMKNKPAVIAFSGGKDSSLLLQFYLWLHNKNLISHFPTIYHLDHSIRDNMEQESEILKYILSLAPNFTFKKKNVPKFAAKTKLSLEEAGRVLRFRDLEKIYEKIGGYIVTGHHAEDYLETVLLQLIRGGGWNSLRTLGVLENNRFRPLLLFGEQDRKTALANADWPVFEDESNSSSRYLRNRIRAELLPVLLKEGADPDKIFHNFHDSDTPRSGTSNRKVNEDEIRTVSRRILEEEPASICKQILDLHLKSLGLHPLNSQFLADLLHNLDRKVSFSLENKEVWFWKSVSSDLYILPKTASYLKPFSYNSDSFFLKWNGKTKKIPKNCEPSNDGEGEKILLGGIHRDVSEILREKEIPVPVRKMLPILKRKGKTVLVCLRLWDARFDDIRSDDFQQD, encoded by the coding sequence ATGAACGAAACCTTAGAATCCATTTTTCAATCCGCCTGGTCTCGACTAAAAAATTACCATGAGTTTATGAAAAATAAACCTGCAGTGATTGCCTTTTCAGGTGGAAAAGATTCTTCCCTGCTTCTTCAATTTTATCTTTGGCTCCATAATAAAAATCTAATTTCCCATTTTCCAACTATTTATCATTTGGATCATTCTATCCGAGATAATATGGAACAAGAATCCGAAATCTTAAAGTATATCCTCTCCTTAGCTCCCAATTTTACCTTTAAAAAAAAAAACGTTCCAAAGTTTGCTGCTAAGACTAAACTAAGTTTAGAAGAAGCCGGAAGAGTTCTTCGATTTAGAGATCTAGAAAAAATTTACGAAAAGATAGGCGGTTATATTGTTACCGGCCATCATGCCGAAGATTATCTAGAAACAGTACTTCTACAGCTCATCAGAGGTGGTGGTTGGAATTCTCTACGTACCTTAGGAGTTTTAGAAAATAATAGATTCAGACCATTATTATTATTCGGAGAACAGGATCGTAAAACAGCATTGGCAAACGCCGATTGGCCGGTATTCGAAGATGAATCCAATTCTTCTTCACGTTACCTTAGAAACCGAATCCGAGCAGAATTACTTCCTGTACTTTTAAAAGAAGGCGCTGATCCGGATAAAATTTTTCATAATTTTCACGATTCAGATACACCTAGAAGCGGAACATCAAACCGCAAGGTAAACGAAGACGAGATTAGAACAGTATCAAGAAGAATTTTGGAAGAAGAGCCTGCTTCTATTTGTAAACAAATTTTAGACTTACATTTAAAAAGTTTGGGCCTTCATCCGCTGAATTCTCAGTTTCTTGCGGACCTTCTTCATAACCTGGACAGAAAAGTTTCTTTTTCTCTCGAAAACAAAGAAGTTTGGTTTTGGAAAAGTGTTTCGTCAGATCTGTACATCTTACCCAAAACCGCTTCTTATTTGAAACCGTTCAGTTATAACTCTGACTCTTTCTTTTTGAAATGGAATGGTAAGACCAAAAAGATACCGAAAAATTGCGAACCTTCTAACGACGGAGAAGGAGAAAAAATCCTGCTTGGAGGAATCCATCGAGACGTTTCCGAAATCCTTAGAGAGAAAGAGATTCCGGTTCCGGTCAGAAAAATGCTACCCATTCTAAAACGAAAAGGGAAAACTGTATTGGTTTGTCTTCGTTTGTGGGATGCCCGTTTCGATGATATTCGATCGGATGATTTCCAACAAGATTAG